AAAGAGAAGTCGGAAAAAGACGTCTCAGCGTCTATCTACTCTCGACGAGAGCTTGTATGTCGTCGACTATATCGGGGTTGCGGAGAGTGCTCGTGTCTCCGAGCTCGTCGCCGTTGACTATGTCTTCGAGGAGGCGTCTCATTATCTTACCCGATCTCGTCTTCGGAAGCTCGGGTGTGAAGAAGACGTCCTCAGGTCGCGCTATCGGACCTATCGCGTCGTCGACCTCGTCCATTATCTCCTGACGTAGCTCGTCGTTGCCTCCCTGTCCCTCCTCCGTGATGACGTAGACGTAGACAGCCTCGCCCTTGAGCTCGTGGTCTCCACCGACAGCGGCGGCTTCTGCGACCCCGGGGACTCCAACGACGGCACTCTCTATCTCCATCGTGCCGAGACGGTGCCCCGAGACGTTGACGACGTCGTCTACACGTCCGAGGACAGTGATGTAGTCATCGTCGTCTATCTTCGCGCCGTCCTCGGGGAAGTAGACCCACTCGTCTTCCTCGGGATCGGAGTACTCCTCCCAGTACTCGGATATGTAACGGTCGTTGTTCTTATAGACCGTCCTGAGCATTCCAGGCCAGGGCTTGTTGACAGTGAGGTATCCTGCCCTTCCTTCGTCGACTTCATCACCGTTTGTGTCGACGATCTGAGCATCGATTCCGGGGAGTGGCGGACCCGCGCTTCCGGGCTTCATGTTCTTCACTCCGGGGAGTGTTGTGACCATCATTCCTCCCGTCTCAGTCTGCCACCATGTGTCTACTACGGGACAGTCCTCGTTTCCGATGTGTTTGTAGTACCATTTCCACGCGCGCGGATTGATCGGCTCTCCGACAGTTCCGAGGAGACGAAGCGACGACAGGTCGTGCATTGCGGGGTGCTCGTCTCCCCATTTCATGAACGCACGTATCGCAGTCGGTGCTGTGTAGAATATGTCGACGCTGTACTTCTCGACGAGCTCCCAGAATCTGTCCTTCTCGGGGAAGTCGGGAGCACCCTCGTACATGATGCTCGTCGTACCGAGCGAGAGGGGACCGTAGACGATGTAGGAGTGTCCCGTGATCCATCCTATGTCGGCGGAACACCAGTACGAGTCCTCGGGCTTGATGTCGAGGACTGCGTGCGATGTCCATGTCACGTAAGACAGGTAGCCTCCCGTGGTGTGTTTGACACCCTTGGGCTTGCCCGTCGTACCCGATGTGTACATCAGGAAGAGCATGTCCTCGGCGTCTCTCTCCACGGGCTCGACCCTCTCGCCCTTCTGTTCCTCGACGAGTTCGTCGTAGTCGTGCTGGTTCTCGCCGAGTTCGTGGTCGTATTCGTCTCCGAGACGGTCGACGACAACTACGTCCTCGACTCCGTGACCCTCGTCTTCGAGCTCTTCCAGACCGTCGTTTGCCTTGTCGAGGTGTTCGAGGGCGTCTCCTCTTCTGTAGTATCCGTCACACGTCACGAGGTACTCCGAAGCTGCCGAGTCCATCCTCGTCGCGAGTGCCTCCGCCGAGAAGCCGGCGAAGACTACGCTGTGGGGCGCGCCTATCCTCGCACACGCGAGCATCGCTATCGGAAGCTCGGGAACCATCGGCATGTAGAGGGTGACGACGTCGCCCTCCTCGACTCCCATATCGCGGAGCGCGGCGGCGAACTCGTTGACCTCACGGTAGAGATCCTGGTAGGTGTAGGTACGTGTCTCTCCGTACTCGCCTTCCCACTGTATCGCGGCGTGGTTCTTCCTGCCGTTCTCTATGTGTCTGTCTATGCAGTTGTAAGACGCGTTGAGCTTACCTCCCGTGAACCACTCGTAGAAGGGAGCGTCTGAGTCATCGAGTACCTCGTCGTACTCCTCATACCAGTCGAGCATCTCGGCGGCGCGTTCCCACGACTCGGGCCAGTTCT
This genomic interval from Candidatus Afararchaeum irisae contains the following:
- the acs gene encoding acetate--CoA ligase, with the protein product MSDDPDVELEARLEEQELFEPSDEFVEQANVTDEEIYDEFEENWPESWERAAEMLDWYEEYDEVLDDSDAPFYEWFTGGKLNASYNCIDRHIENGRKNHAAIQWEGEYGETRTYTYQDLYREVNEFAAALRDMGVEEGDVVTLYMPMVPELPIAMLACARIGAPHSVVFAGFSAEALATRMDSAASEYLVTCDGYYRRGDALEHLDKANDGLEELEDEGHGVEDVVVVDRLGDEYDHELGENQHDYDELVEEQKGERVEPVERDAEDMLFLMYTSGTTGKPKGVKHTTGGYLSYVTWTSHAVLDIKPEDSYWCSADIGWITGHSYIVYGPLSLGTTSIMYEGAPDFPEKDRFWELVEKYSVDIFYTAPTAIRAFMKWGDEHPAMHDLSSLRLLGTVGEPINPRAWKWYYKHIGNEDCPVVDTWWQTETGGMMVTTLPGVKNMKPGSAGPPLPGIDAQIVDTNGDEVDEGRAGYLTVNKPWPGMLRTVYKNNDRYISEYWEEYSDPEEDEWVYFPEDGAKIDDDDYITVLGRVDDVVNVSGHRLGTMEIESAVVGVPGVAEAAAVGGDHELKGEAVYVYVITEEGQGGNDELRQEIMDEVDDAIGPIARPEDVFFTPELPKTRSGKIMRRLLEDIVNGDELGDTSTLRNPDIVDDIQALVESR